From Maylandia zebra isolate NMK-2024a linkage group LG11, Mzebra_GT3a, whole genome shotgun sequence, one genomic window encodes:
- the LOC101469425 gene encoding protein FAM8A1, with the protein MTLRDATRSNMADKENRSMDVDKRKNKPCGSQVKPLSDEVTQRKDNRGSTDGKKDAEESRATTRYCEKLQAWMWQYYSGYVNWQSWLAASAMSYPYCLQPPNGTSTVLDINSQHWHNNPFGLPLPPYPPAAGSSSGRAGETIVGAAVPAQPQQQQQARENGNAPRPGREYSIPSPLQRLMAEMVDFFILFFIKATIIISIMHLSGIKDVSKFAMHFIVEEIDEDTSMEELQKMMLVALVYRILVCFYEIICIWGAGGATPGKFLIGLRVVTCDSSVLVQPNRVLVVPATNVSLSASTVRALNKNFSIAFFFPAFITLLFFQHNRTVYDMVAGTIVVKRSRVR; encoded by the exons ATGACGTTACGTGACGCAACGCGATCAAACATGGCcgacaaagaaaacagaagtatGGATGTCGATAAGAGAAAGAATAAACCTTGTGGTAGTCAAGTTAAGCCATTATCTGACGAAGTTACCCAAAGAAAAGACAACCGGGGCAGCACTGACGGCAAGAAGGACGCCGAAGAAAGCCGTGCCACGACACGATACTGCGAGAAACTACAGGCATGGATGTGGCAGTACTACAGTGGATATGTGAACTGGCAAAGCTGGCTAGCAGCGTCAGCCATGTCCTACCCTTACTGTTTACAGCCACCTAACGGGACTTCGACCGTTCTTGATATCAACTCCCAGCACTGGCATAATAATCCGTTTGGTCTTCCGTTGCCTCCTTACCCACCCGCGGCCGGCTCCTCGAGCGGCCGTGCAGGTGAAACCATCGTCGGGGCAGCAGTGCCTGCTcagccgcagcagcagcagcaggcgaGGGAGAATGGAAATGCACCGAGACCAG GCCGAGAGTACAGTATTCCTTCTCCTCTCCAAAGACTAATGGCTGAGATGGTGGATTTCTTCATATTGTTTTTCATCAAAGCAACTATAATCATCAGTATTATGCACCTTAGTGGAATCAA AGATGTTTCCAAGTTCGCCATGCATTTTATAGTGGAGGAAATCGATGAAGACACATCgatggaggagctgcagaaAATGATGCTTGTTGCTCTTGTGTATCGgatattagtttgtttttatgag ATCATATGCATTTGGGGAGCAGGAGGAGCCACTCCCGGAAAGTTTCTCATTGGACTCAGAGTCGTGACATGTGACTCATCAGTTCTGGTTCAGCCTAACAGGGTTCTTGTCGTGCCAGCAACTAATGTCTCTCTTTCTGC ATCGACTGTTCGAGCCTTGAATAAGAACTTTTCCATTGCCTTCTTCTTCCCAGCCTTCATCACTCTTCTGTTCTTCCAGCACAACAGGACTGTGTATGATATGGTTGCTGGTACAATTGTTGTCAAGCGATCCAGGGTCAGATGA
- the fabp4b gene encoding fatty acid binding protein 4b, which yields MVEQFVGNWTLVNSDKFDDYMKAVGVNYTTRQMGILAKPNVVISMGDDGFITLKSVTTFKTTEFKFKLNEECDEDTADGRATKTTMTIEDGKLVQKQAWDGKTTRIERAIEDGKLIAKCYMDDVVAVRTYKKVA from the exons ATGGTTGAGCAGTTTGTTGGAAACTGGACTCTTGTTAACAGCGACAAGTTTGATGACTACATGAAAGCAGTCG GCGTAAATTACACCACTCGGCAAATGGGAATCCTTGCAAAGCCTAACGTGGTGATCAGCATGGGTGATGATGGGTTTATCACACTAAAGTCTGTGACTACATTCAAGACCACGGAGTTCAAGTTCAAGCTGAATGAGGAATGCGACGAGGACACTGCTGACGGCAGAGCCACCAAG ACCACCATGACAATTGAGGATGGCAAACTCGTGCAGAAACAGGCTTGGGATGGAAAGACGACAAGAATTGAGCGAGCAATTGAGGATGGAAAACTAATAGCT AAATGTTACATGGATGATGTTGTTGCAGTGAGGACCTATAAGAAAGTAGCTTAA
- the LOC101470264 gene encoding hairy/enhancer-of-split related with YRPW motif protein 1 → MKRSHNYSSSDSDLDDTVEVEKDSGDENGQIDSHGSMSLSTTTQVQARKRRRGIIEKRRRDRINNSLSELRRLVPSAFEKQGSAKLEKAEILQMTVDHLKMLHASGGKGYFEAHALAKDYRSLGFRECLAETARYLSIIEGRDSTDTLRVRLVSHLSNYASQREVHTGLEHLAWGSAYGATPAHLPHPLLVQHPQGRTPASRTASSQAPSSSSSPSSSSSSSSSSSTETSGTSRLSAMPPTESLRVAPNGSLPLSLPMPTTKLSPPLVSSLSSLSAFPLSFSAFPLLSPTAVSTVSPSSTLSKPYRPWGMEIGAF, encoded by the exons ATGAAGCGAAGCCACAACTACAGCTCATCGGACAGCGACCTGGACGACACTGTTGAGGTGGAGAAGGACAGTGGGGATGAAAATGG tCAAATTGACTCCCACGGATCGATGTCACTCTCCACAACCACGCAAGTCCAAGCCAGAAAAAGGCGCAGAGGG ATCATTGAGAAACGGAGACGTGACCGGATCAACAACAGTTTGTCAGAGCTGAGAAGATTGGTGCCGAGTGCTTTTGAGAAACAG GGATCTGCTAAACTGGAGAAAGCAGAAATACTCCAAATGACAGTGGACCATTTGAAGATGCTTCATGCTTCTGGTGGGAAAG GTTACTTTGAAGCTCACGCTCTTGCTAAGGATTACCGCAGCCTGGGCTTCAGGGAGTGCCTGGCAGAGACAGCTCGCTACCTGAGCATCATAGAGGGTCGGGACAGCACAGACACCCTCCGTGTACGTTTGGTGTCCCACCTCAGCAACTATGCCTCTCAGAGGGAGGTGCACACTGGACTGGAACACTTAGCCTGGGGCTCTGCCTACGGGGCTACTCCTGCCCATCTACCCCACCCACTCCTTGTACAGCACCCCCAGGGCAGGACACCTGCATCCAGAACCGCCAGTAGCCAGgccccttcctcctcctcttcaccctcatcatcatcttcctcctcctcctcctcctccactgaGACATCTGGGACATCCAGACTCAGTGCCATGCCCCCCACAGAGTCCCTCAGGGTTGCCCCCAATGGCTCTCTACCCCTCAGTCTTCCCATGCCAACAACCAAGCTTTCTCCACCACTGGTTTCATCTCTGTCCTCGCTTTCGGCCTTCCCCCTCTCCTTTAGCGCATTCCCCCTCCTTTCCCCGACAGCCGTCAGCACCGTGAGTCCCTCCTCCACACTGTCAAAACCTTACAGGCCATGGGGCATGGAGATCGGGGCCTTCTGA